Genomic window (Acidobacteriota bacterium):
AGACGCAGGTAGGCGCTCAGTAGTGCTTCCGTCCGCCGTCCTGCCCGCCCTCGATCAGTAGCCCATCGCGTAGAGCAGGACGTTGATCCCCAAGGAATAGCCGTCGGGCGCGAACTCCTCGAAGAAGCGCGGATCGTCCGCCTCGCGCTCCCAGGAGTCCTGAATGTCCGTGTTGTGCGTCATCGCGACCATGATGCGCTGGCGTTCGTCGAAGATCACCCGGAAGTGCGGCTCCGCGCTGTCGCTGCCGCGCTCGGACGTGCCTCCCCCGGACCGCATCCAGAAACCGATGTTGGCGATCTGCGGCACTTCCCAGATCTGGAACAGGGTCCGGAACAGCGCGTGATCGATCGGCAAGTCGACGATCGGGTACTGCCCCGGCGGCAGCACCTTGCGGATCTGACTTTCCCACTGCTCCCATTCCCAGCTTCCCCAGAAGTCGTCGACCCAGAGGAAGCCGCCCTTCAGCAGGTACTCGCGCAGGCGGTCGGCGTCGTCGCTGGAAAGCACCATAGACCCGACGGCCGACGCGATGATGAACGGGCAGTCGAACAGCGTGTCGTCGGTGATCGGGACCACCCAGTGGATGGGTTCGTCTTCGTCGTCGAAGTTGACGTTGGTGGTCGACATCTCCGACAGCCGGATCATGAAGTTGATGTCGGCGTATGGATAGTCGGTCGACCAGCGGCCCATGCCGCGCCCCGCGTACTCGCTGGAGTACATGAGCCGGCAGAAGGAGAATCCGGCGTCGCGGTGTTCGGGGGGACGGAAGCGGGGCGGATAGCGCGAGCGTCCCCAGCCCCACTGGGCGAACGCGGTCCCCGCCGCGAGGGCCAGGACTACGGACAGCACGACCGCCGTGACGGCTGGCCGCTTCACCCAGCCATTCTGCCACAGCATGACACGGAGCCCGCAGTCGATTCCCGCGCTCGTCGAGCGATCGCCTGCGCGCTGCGCCGCTCGGCCTGCCGCCGCCGTCGTCGACTGCGCCTCTGGTAACGTGTGAGGTATCAGGTACTGGTTCCCGTTGTTGCTAAACTGCCCATACCGCCGAAGGAGGGGAAAACGAGATGTTCGACAGGGTCACACACGTACCCGCTGCCGACACGGCAAGCACGCTACCAACCACGTCGCGCAGAGCCTGTGGACAACGTCTCGGCCTATCGGCCGCCGGACTGGCCCTGGCGGGATGCTCCGCGTCTGAGCCCCGTGCTGCCTGACCCCGTGCTGCGCGTGTTGATCGGCGCCCTTGTTCTTGCGGGCGCGATGCTGTCGCCGGGTGCGGCCCTGGCGCAGACGCCGGTCGACAGGGACCAGCTCGGCGCTTGGTACATGCTGTACTGGTCGACTCGCTTCGACGACTCGTCGCTGGGGCTACAGGGTGACGTGCAGCACCGCAACTGGGATCTGGGAAGCGACCTGGAGCAGTTGCTGATCCGGGGTGGCCTGACCTACTCGCCCGCATCCTCTGTGCTGCTGACTGGGGGTGTGGCGCACATCACGAGCGGCGCCTTCGGCGACAGCAGCGAGACCAGCGCAGAGCGACGCGTGTACCAGGAGGCGTCGCTTACCCAGGCCTTTGGAGGGGTCGTCTTTCTGCGCCACCGCTACCGCTACGAACAGC
Coding sequences:
- a CDS encoding DUF4159 domain-containing protein; amino-acid sequence: MLWQNGWVKRPAVTAVVLSVVLALAAGTAFAQWGWGRSRYPPRFRPPEHRDAGFSFCRLMYSSEYAGRGMGRWSTDYPYADINFMIRLSEMSTTNVNFDDEDEPIHWVVPITDDTLFDCPFIIASAVGSMVLSSDDADRLREYLLKGGFLWVDDFWGSWEWEQWESQIRKVLPPGQYPIVDLPIDHALFRTLFQIWEVPQIANIGFWMRSGGGTSERGSDSAEPHFRVIFDERQRIMVAMTHNTDIQDSWEREADDPRFFEEFAPDGYSLGINVLLYAMGY
- a CDS encoding DUF2490 domain-containing protein, translated to MLSPGAALAQTPVDRDQLGAWYMLYWSTRFDDSSLGLQGDVQHRNWDLGSDLEQLLIRGGLTYSPASSVLLTGGVAHITSGAFGDSSETSAERRVYQEASLTQAFGGVVFLRHRYRYEQRWVDGQDFRTRFRYALFGDVALNGRGTGSGSIYLALYNEVFVNGELDIGPGRTVERFDRNRFYTALGFGVSDRSRLQAGYMIQTLPVGSKGQVQVSLHASF